The Thiohalophilus sp. genomic interval TCCAGGCAGGTCGCCGCTACAAGCGCCTCCCGCGCTAGAAAGTTGGCAGTCGGCAGTTTGCAGATGGCAGTTGTAGGAGCGGCTATGCCGCGACAGGCCTTGCCGGTCCGCACGGAATATCGCGCCGGAGGCGCTCCTGCAGGTCCTTCAGTAGGAGCGGCTTGCAGCCGCGACCTCTCGAATTCCGGCAAGTCGTCTCCGATGGGTCAGGGCATCCTCCCGCGCTAGAAAGTTGGCAGTCGGCAGTTTGCAGTAGGCAGCTGTAGGAGCGGCTGTGCCGCGACAGGTCTTGCCGGTCTGCACGGAATATCGCGCCGGAGGCGCTCCTACATCCTGTCCGAGCGGCTTTGGTACTTGCCATAACTTGTTCTTTTCTGTATCTTTCCCGCCTCTTCAGTCGCGTAGCTCAGTTGGTTAGAGCACCACCTTGACATGGTGGGGGTCGGTGGTTCGAGTCCACTCGCGACTACCAATTTTTGCACTTGTACAACTGGATGTGCGAGTGGACGAGAACGGAGTTCGACAAATTCGCCGGGAGCGAATTTGAACAGCGGAGCGTAGCGACGCTGGCCCGAAGGGCGGAGGGCAGGGATGCCCGGAGTAATCCACTCGCGACTACCAAATTCGATAAAGTTGGCAGTATGCAGTTGGCAGTTCACAGTTTCTGGCTGATGACTGCAAACTGACGGCTGCCAACTGAGATCCTCTTGCTGACAGCCCCTCGTGGAGGTTGCGGCGGGAATTCGGCGCCGGCCCATTGTGGGGGTCGGCGTGACATGCACCAAGCGGCCCCTGGTACCGGTCGCCACTGAAGATTGAGGAGCACGACATGCCTTCTATTTCCCTGCCTGACGGCAGTCAGCGCGATTACGCCAATCCTGTCACCGTTGCCGACGTGGCCGCCGATATCGGCGCCGGTCTGGCCAAGGCCGCCCTGGCGGGCAAGGTCGACGGGAAGCTGGTGGACACCTCCTACAAAATCGATCACGACGCCGAGCTGGCCATCGTCACCGAGCGCGACGAGGAGGGGCTGGAGGTCATTCGCCACTCCACCGCCCATCTGCTGGCCCAGGCCGTCAAACAGCTGTTCCCGGATGCCCAGGTGACCATCGGTCCGGTCATCGACGAGGGCTTTTACTACGATTTCGCCTATGAAAACGGCTTCTCCGAGTCGGATCTGGAAAAGATCGAGCAGAAAATGGCCGAGCTGGCCAAGCAGGACCTCCCGGTCGAGCGCACGGTGATGCAGCGCGAGGAGGCGGTCGAGTTCTTCCGCCAGATGGGCGAGGAGTACAAGGCGAAGATCATCGAGGACATCCCCAGAGGGGAGGAGCTTTCCCTGTATCGCCAGGGCGATTTCATCGATCTGTGCCGCGGCCCGCATGTGCCCTCCACGGGCAAGCTCAAGGCCTTCAAGCTGATGAAGCTGGCCGGGGCCTACTGGCGCGGCGACTCCAACAACGAGATGCTGCAGCGCATCTACGGCACCGCCTGGCCGGATAAAAAACAGCTCAAGGGCTATCTGCACCGCCTGGAAGAGGCCGAAAAGCGCGACCACCGCAAGCTGGGCCGCCAGCAGGACCTGTTCCATACCCAGGAAGAGGCGCCGGGCATGGTGTTCTGGCACGACAAGGGCTGGACCCTGTATCAGCAGGTGGAGCAATACATCCGCGCCAAATTGCGCGAGCACGACTACGAAGAGGTCCGCACCCCGCAGGTGGTGGACCGTTCTCTGTGGGAGAAATCGGGCCACTGGGACAAGTTCCACGACATGATGTTTACCACTCATTCGGAAGATCGCCACTACGCGGTCAAGCCGATGAACTGCCCCTGCCATGTGCAGATCTTCAACCAGGGGCTGAAGAGCTACCGGGATCTGCCGCTGCGTATGGGCGAGTTCGGCTCCTGCCACCGCAACGAGCCCTCCGGCACGTTGCACGGGCTGATGCGGGTGCGCGGTTTTACCCAGGACGATGCGCACATCTTCTGCACCGAGGACCAGATCCAGCCCGAGGTCTCGGCGTTCATCGATCTGCTGTTCGAGGTCTATCGCGATTTCGGCTTCGAAGAGGTGCTGATCAAGCTCTCCACCCGTCCCGAGCAGCGCGTGGGCTCCGACGAAGTGTGGGACAAGGCCGAGCACGCCCTGGAGCGGGCCCTGAACGACAAGGGTCTGGAGTGGGATCTGCAGCCGGGCGAAGGCGCTTTCTACGGGCCCAAGATCGAGTTCTCGCTCAAGGACTGCCTGGGCCGGGTCTGGCAGTGCGGTACCATCCAGGTGGATTTTTCCATGCCGGGGCGCCTGGGCGCCGAGTACGTCGGCGAGGATGGCGACCGGCACACGCCGGTGATGTTGCACCGGGCGATCCTGGGCTCGCTGGAGCGCTTTATCGGGATTCTCATTGAGGAATACGCCGGGGCCTTCCCCGCCTGGCTGGCCCCCGAACAGGTGGTGGTGATGGGAATTACCGACAAACAGGCCGAAACGGTCCAGAAAATCGAAAAAACCTTGCGTTCGAGGGGCTTGCGGGCAAAAGCTGACTTGAGAAATGAGAAGATCGGCTTTAAAATCAGGGAACATACGCTACAGCGCATTCCCTATCTGCTGGTGATCGGCGATCGGGAAGTTGAAAATTCTACTGTGGCCGTGCGCACGCGAACCGGCGAG includes:
- the thrS gene encoding threonine--tRNA ligase; this encodes MPSISLPDGSQRDYANPVTVADVAADIGAGLAKAALAGKVDGKLVDTSYKIDHDAELAIVTERDEEGLEVIRHSTAHLLAQAVKQLFPDAQVTIGPVIDEGFYYDFAYENGFSESDLEKIEQKMAELAKQDLPVERTVMQREEAVEFFRQMGEEYKAKIIEDIPRGEELSLYRQGDFIDLCRGPHVPSTGKLKAFKLMKLAGAYWRGDSNNEMLQRIYGTAWPDKKQLKGYLHRLEEAEKRDHRKLGRQQDLFHTQEEAPGMVFWHDKGWTLYQQVEQYIRAKLREHDYEEVRTPQVVDRSLWEKSGHWDKFHDMMFTTHSEDRHYAVKPMNCPCHVQIFNQGLKSYRDLPLRMGEFGSCHRNEPSGTLHGLMRVRGFTQDDAHIFCTEDQIQPEVSAFIDLLFEVYRDFGFEEVLIKLSTRPEQRVGSDEVWDKAEHALERALNDKGLEWDLQPGEGAFYGPKIEFSLKDCLGRVWQCGTIQVDFSMPGRLGAEYVGEDGDRHTPVMLHRAILGSLERFIGILIEEYAGAFPAWLAPEQVVVMGITDKQAETVQKIEKTLRSRGLRAKADLRNEKIGFKIREHTLQRIPYLLVIGDREVENSTVAVRTRTGEDLGSMPLDEFIGKLEQEIASRGRSLLEQ